Below is a window of Conger conger chromosome 16, fConCon1.1, whole genome shotgun sequence DNA.
AGCATGGCAGGTTCTTAAAAAAAGGTCAACACAAAGTGTATTTTAAAGATCAttctgcaaacaaacaaatggtaTAATGTCTCTGGGTTACAATCATACATATCAGATAAAAATAAGCCTAAATTATTTAATAAGCTATTGAAAAAAActgttatatttgtatttacatttactaCATTGAAATATCAGGTAGTCAAAAGTTTCTCAAtacacaaacattaaaaaaactggCCCCTTATTTAATCTCTTTAGATGTTGTCTAATACAGCAATCCAAAAATGCAACCACAAATTTCCCTGAAATCCAAGTCCCTGGTGTCCCAGTGTGCCCAATATCACTTTTTAGATTCCAAAAAAACATCATCGTTTTGAGGTCTCCATTTACTCATGCATTTTAATCTGGATATTACTTATAAGAAcggagtacagtacagtaatgtggATGTGTAAATTGAAAGTGTTAACCAGTGCATTTTCATCAACCTGGGATCTTGCTGAAATTGTTGGTGGACGATTTTTGGATTGCCACTATTCCTCTATTGACACAAGTACATTCAGGCTTCCTAAATAAGTTGTTTTTGTAGATTTCAACAACATACAAGTGtgttaaaatgcaaacaaaaacagaacatttaatgggtgcaaaagaagaaaataaaaagaataaatagaGAAAAACACATGCTTCATCTAAAAAAGTTCTGGCTGAAATAGCCCAATAGGATAAATGTTGCCAGAGATGCATCAAAGTGCATTTTAAGTTATTTCCTTCTAGCTGGTCACTCAAAATGTGTTCACAGAGAATTGTAGAATGTATTAAGGTTATGTCTCTTGAGGAAGGAAATGGTGACACCACTTACTGTAAATGTCAAACTAATATAAACAGGCACATGTAAAAATCTACTGTTAAAGAGCTTTTAAAAATTTGACAGACTAAAGGTGGCAGAACTTTTCTAAACAGCAGTAAATTACAGGCATGGGGTAGACAGGATAGGCTGCGTTAATTTAGCACCCCACATACTGACAATGACGCTGTTCAtatatattagtatatatactgtacacatataatacattttcagacacgacagaggagagagagagagcctttgTTCATAGCCTCTGTCATTGTAAGGCTCCTTGTACTGGGTCCCGGTGACAGGAAATGACATTGGAGACAAACAATACTCCATTCCTGAAATCAGACAGAAGAAAAGAGTaagtggagggaaaaaaaagaagaagtaaaGTGGGAAAGAGGGACAGTACATTTCATTATACGTTGTGGTGTTTGCGCGTGTCAGACAGttctttgtttagtttttctcttctttttttttttccagaagagAGAAAGCCTTCATTCTCGCTCATTCTGATAGGCGTTTAGATCACTGCACCAAAACAACTGCAGCGGCTGGCACGGCAACTTCCTGGTCTTCTCACCCATATCACACTACTGCCCACTGTGCAGAGCAGACCTCATTAGAATGAACTTAGCCTGGAGCAAACAACCGGCACGTTGCACTATGATGTTACCGAAACACGTCAGACCTTGCGATTGTGATGCGATTATGTACATTCCTGCAACTTGATGGTGCACCTGTCAAATCTTCTGTATATTGTAGTTTGAACAGTTTGGGCCAGACCAGGTTCTAACACAATTAACATAACTGATAGCAGTAGTGGTGGTTGAGCAGACGTATAGTAAGATGGTTCAAACCACAACGCCCTGTCATTTTCATTCCTGGTTTTGCAAGCAAAGTAGAtcgtaatgtatgtgtgtgtgtgtgtgtgtgtgtgtgtgtgcatgcgtgcgtgtgtgtgagccgaAAGGTCACAACCCCAGTTTATGAAGATCCCAAACTGAATTGAAAAATTAACACTACGTTCTGGCACACCAGTTGCACATTCAGAGCAAAAAATGACAAGCGACTATCTCAACCCTATTAGAGGTGTCTTTTTCCTCACCGAGTTCCGCCCGCCTCGCTCCTCCCGCTTTcccctcacttcctgtcacatGGTCCGGCTGTACTCGATGCCGCTCTTGGACGAGATGCCGGACCAGGGCAGCAGGCTGCGCAGGAGGCTCTGGGCCTGCCGGTAGATGCGCTGTGGGATGGAGCACgggctcaggctggccagggtGGAGCCGATGTGCTGGATGTAGTCAGTGGGGACCGGAGTCAAGGGCCACGCACAGAGTCGCGTAACGGGTAGGGAACGGGCATTCTACATCAGGGGTGACAGGTTTCATCCCCAAACAGGCTAGTGCCATTGCAGTAAACCCAAACTGCTTGATCAAATATCCGGTTGTGTTAACGGGatgattaaaaaaactaaacaagaaACTCGCTCCGCATGAAACATCTCATTAACTGGTGCATCTAGACTTCTCCTTTGCCACACTGAAAACTAACATTTTGGCTGACAGACCTTTCATCAGAGCCTGAAAAGAACTGAAAAGCTCCCAttagtaaaaatatttttcacttaATTACGCTCATTCCCAATTCAATGAGAACGGTCCCCCCGAAACCTGTAAAAGAAAGGCGCGCCACAGCTGGTGCGGAAAAGGATATAAGATGGTCCAGGGCGGATGGCCTCCGTTGATGTAGAGGACGTAGGTGAAGCCGTCCTTTAGCACGCCCCGAATGGAGTAGTAGTAGGGCAGGTAGTGGTGCTGCTTAAAGTCTCTGTTCTCGTAAAAGTGGATGGCCGTGTTGTTGGTGGTCAGCACGTGCAGGTAGATGGCCTTGCAGTGGTCCTGGGCCGTGGTGGATATGTGCTCCTTCAAGCTGTCTAGTAAGAGAGAACCTAAAAACAGGGGGGGGAAGAATTAGGGTGGGGGGGTCACcacctctgtctctccattATCTCTGCATTATCTCTCCATTGGGTGGGGTGGCACCCAAAACGTCACTCACAAGTGTAAATTGGGGTTTGTGAAAAGGTGTACTCTGTCTACTGTCAGATTATGAACCCCAATTTTCATAATACTGCTCAGAAAGTTATGGTCGTTCAGAAATTGTGCCCGTTCAGAAAGGGTGCCAATTCAGAAAGTGTGCCCGTTGGCaataattttttaatatttgataGCTTACTACATCCAcaccacttggtgtatgacttccaaaTTTGTAAGTATACGTTCCTGTAAATTGAGGTCCTATTTGAACGGATCAAAACACACCAAGGCTTTGCAGTAAATCCacaccagtggatttcagtctgctctctagcctgcctgcacaattctgtaacataaacaCATCAATTCACTGTCACTTTGAAATTTTTGAAATTTCAAGTCCTCTGAAAGTCCAGGAGTGTTTCGGAATTAGGTATGAGCTCCCTGCCCAAAAGAGTAAAAACGCTGGTAGAATCTCttaaaaatataagcagtaacATTTGTACTGTTcagtgggacccagctatcacGGCCAGCCAGCTggcatacaaaactgaatttagttagcttATAACACGGTAGCTAATTAATGTTACTGAAAGCTGGCCAACACCTTGATTAATGGTAagccagctcaccactgtagtagccCAGGGCCCaaggagtttttagaataacaaatactaGTAGACAAGGACAGAACTGAAAACAGACACgggttgccagtgtatcattgtaatgactgagcatgtttgttttataatattttcaaggtgaaaatcctgcatagtatgccagACCAACTTTTATCCTTTTGCTTCTCCTATTTATTGAGCTTTTGACTATGTGATGTTATACATGTGTTATCTGTCAAAATGTTTGAGTTTTATTTTGAAGCACTCTGTAACCCTGGTTTTGCTTacacaattaataaaatattcttAAATGTTAATGCATTCCCATTTCCAGTGAGGGATATAAAGTGGCAGGCAGAGCTGGATCACATACGCATTTGAAACTCTTTAGATGCAggcaaaatgagaaaaactcTGACAATCACTAACTAACCCAAATGCACAACtgcatgaaataataattttgttctcTTGATATTTACTGCATGAAAAcagaattttctttttaaaaagatccGGCTTCCAAAGCGTTACAGTATTTGAAATgcctatttgacccaggcctgctgAGCGGGGAGCGTGTGCAGAGTAGGATGCGGCTCCCTAGCGCACAATACCTATTCCATGTTTTCGGAATTCCTTCACCACTCCCAGGCTTAGGATATATGCGACCTGTGTGTCGACAGGAAAGCTGGAGGCCAGGATGTCCCCATCCTGCAGGGAGAAGAAGAGCAATCGGCAGCTTTACGACCCCGACACGCTGCCAGCCCACGGAGAAACACGGACAGCTAACGCATCGCACCACCGAGCCCATCCCCAATCAGAGCCCTTGCATTTACACCTCACCTcttctttaaaaatgtgttcattttaagCATTTAGCAGGTACTCCTATCCAGCttacatgtatttttacattcgATCCATTTGTACAGATGAATATTCAATTTAGCCATTCAGGTCAAGTGCCTTTCTGAAGGCTACAACAGTAGTGCCACACCAGGGAATCAAAGCGGCGAGCTCTATTTGAAGTTACAGGTCCAGCTCGCTCAACATTATGCAGCACTGCTGCCCGCAAGCGTACCCAAAGCACACGGGAGGCTCGCGTGCTCCAGCCCAGAATTCTGAATCTCTCCCTGATATTGATTTGCAAATTAATTTTGTAGCAAACGCATTCTGGTCTGGCAGTAGAGAATTCCACACTCCCCCTGGCAGCTGGAGATTCGCGTCTGTGATCCTCCAATAAATCGGCAGGATTACAAAACCAGCCATGAGTCCCGCGGCTCCAGGTTTCCCCCCAATTCGACACAAACATTACACAGCAGAATATATGGCAGAGACTAGAATTTTAAAGGCAGTGTTAAAGGTAAGGGGATTTGCTATTTTAACTGTCACCACCTGctctttgtttttcagaatcCTAACAGAATACAATTATACCTGCAAACAATCAACAGAAAAAGTAAGTATCACATCACCAAGTCCACAGAATGCACAATAAAAGGCCACAATAAAAGATGTTCATGAGGTGATGGCGCCATCCCCATAGCCTTTTACTGGGCCTGTGGTTCTTTGTGCTTTACCCTACTATACCCGCTCTCTCAGAGTGAAGGAATGAGAGCTCCATTACTGCAGCCGCACAGTAAAACGCGCTCTGAAGCGCAGCAGAACCTGAGGGCTCTGCTCGTGGCAGCCAGCTCAGCAGTGAATTATGTGCTAAAGAGCCCAGCTTCCCCCTGCTGGGGggataatatataaataaatcgATCAGTGGAGGCCGCGCAGTCTAATTAGCCTCCTTCCACAAGCAGAACTGAACAGAACGTACCTCACCCACCGCCCCTCCTCGTTCCACTTAAGACCTTTCAAGCGGCGGAAACGTTCCTGAATCCGTACGGCTCGCTGGAAGGAGCGATTTAACACTCGCACGGCTGAAGGAGCTGAAGGAGGCGTAGTCAGCGGTGAAACGTACGCggtttgctgctgctactttATATTCTGAGACCTGCCAGCAGAGCGCAGAGGAGAGCGCAGAGGAGAGCGCAGAGGAGAGCGCAGAGGAGAGCGCAGAGCAGAGGGCAGAGCAGAGCGCAGAGCAGAGCGCAGAGCAGAGCGCAGAGGAGAGCACAGAGGAGAGTGCAGAGGAGCACACAGAGGAGAGTGCAGAGCAGAGCGCAGAGCAGAGCGCAGAGGAGAGCGCAGAGGAGAGCGCAGAGGAGAGCACAGAGGAGAGCACAGAGGAGAGCACAGAGGAGAGCACAGCTGGTGCAGCTGCCTGATCGGCCAGAGGGGTCGCTATTGAGCAAAGAAACAGCGGTGCCCCCTCCCAGCTGTGGTGGCCTATTATGCACCACTGAGCGAGAGTCTCAAGTACAGTCCGGCACATTCCAGATCTAGGCCACAGGCCACAGACCATAGCTACACATCGTTTCAGAAACTGTAGATTCATAGTGACTTTTGGTTAAGTCATAGATCAAGGAAGATCTAATCGGAAccccaaatccggccctggttttcattTCTACTGGGTAATTAACTCAACCactagtgctgctgattggccagacagtctgcacacctgactcccaggtacagagagggtggaaaaccagcagttctcagacctcGAGGAGCGTGACTTGATGATCCCTTTCATAGATCATGGTTTCATGTTAGCCTGATTGCAGTGTGGGCCCCAATTCCTTCACTTCAGTTGAAAGAGCAAATGGATGAACACACGCTTTCTTAAAATTCACAGTGAACAATGTCCTTTCACATAACTCCTCACTGCAGGAACATCACACAGAACGTCAGCCACTGACACCAGGAGGAAAGCAAATCTGATTGTTCTGTGCGTATGAAATTAACATAAGGACATAGGCAGTTTAGTCTGCCTTCTACCCTTGGAGGCATCATTAGAGCTGCATAAATGAGCAGTGCGAACACAGGCCGTCACACCTCACAAGGTCCAATCAAATCAGACCAAATCTATCCAAGGGTCCCATAAAAAGGGAGAGCTGTTGGGTCATAACACTTTGTAATTTTCTCTAAATGACTACAAGCTGATTTCTCCTCGCGTTTACTCGAGAACCCTTTATCCTGTGGCTAAAGCCTGTTTTACAGCAACAGACCTGCTTAAAGATGCATTTTATCTGCCTTAGGCTCGACGGCGTAAGCTTTCGCTGGTATAGTCTGGCCCGTGGGACAAAGCTCTTTGACAAGATAAAAGCTTGAACCATTTACAGGCACAGCTCTAGCAGCCTTACAGATTTTCggagcaaatggtaaatggttggaatttatatactgcctttatccaaagcgctgtacaattgatgcttctcattcacccattcatacacacactcacacaccaacaccgactggctgccacgcaaggcgccgaccagctcgtcagcaaccctccgactgccagacgactgctcttactgcctgagtcatGTCGCCCCAGTACTTTCTAAACATTTAAGAAATCTGCCGTTAAGTACTTGTTTACGGTCCCACCACTAATCGCCACCGTTCATTATTCGCTATTAGCTTGTGTGCATgacactgaaatgaaaaaccGTGAGCTTGGCAGCAACACTAAGTTACTCGAGAGGGCAGTAAAACCACAGCTGCTCTGGTTAGCCCACTGGGCCGGCTCTTCAGTAGCGGTCTGTAACAAAGCATTGCAGCAGAGACGGTCTGAGACAAGCAAGGAAATAGAAGCTGGCTCACCCACCTCTTTGTGTACTTTGGTTCGGCTTTTTATTTCAGCCACTATCATTCCCACGATGCCCTCTTTGAAGGTGGCCGCGAGGGAGAAGAACTTCCTGTTTGAGGTGATGTCGTGATACCATGAGTCTGGGTACCTGTGCCAGGGAAAGAACATGCCATTGTGCTTactttatttcttttaaatatacatttgtaatatAACTTTTTTCCTCCTATTTTCAGTCACAGATTTGAAATTGCCAATTAAGacataacataataaaacatcatATAATGGtgaaaacaggccattcagcccagcaatgctcaccctTTCCGACCACTAAAGTGCACCTAATGCTTAACTTGCCTAAAacctaaatagtatctagcaccgaatcaagcctggtcttgaaaacccccagtgtttctgcccctACTACATGTCCTGGTGAGCTATTCCACACaatgaccactctctgtgtgaaaaaatgcttctTAATATCTGTGCTGAATTTATCCTTTGTCAATTTCCATTCATGCCCTCCCGTTCTGATACCCAAattcaccctgaagaatcgcctgagttcactttgttaatccctttgaTGAATTTAAAAGTATTCTATTCAaggagcactgcagctgaagcagATATACTCCTCTAGAGCGGAGCCTTTACCCACTGCCTTTAGCAATCTAGAAACAAAATATGTATtgatttgcttgtttgtttgttttggatttagcattttatttaacCAGTGTGAAAAATCAAGTATGGCACAATATGGTAAACGGGTCACAGAGAATTTAGATAATAGAAATTAATAATAAGCACAGAACAGCCAGAAATAGCACTCCTCTTCGCAGTGGTTTCAGTGTGCCAGGGTTAgcaagaagcagaagaggatgCTGAGCAgacgccccctgctggtggatTCGGCTCCCTGCACTATTCTGCCTGTTGTAAGATCTGAAATAGCTCAGTCTCGTGCAATGGAGATGCTATTCCTATCCCTGTGCAAATTAGATGCTCGGAGCTAAAAAAGCGCAAAAGCATTAGTATGGGCCGACAGTAAACACAGGAACTGCTGCACCACCCTGTTATTTTCATAAGCATCCAACAGTGTGGTTTCATCAGCCAGCGCAACTGCtattaaaatgtcaattttcaATGACATCACCGTTATTGAAACCCACAATGACTGAGCACTTAGAAGTCACATAGTGCATCCTCTACTGATCTAATTAAGATAATACACAGACTTAAAGGAGCTCTTGTGGATGCTATTGAGTTAAAGTTCCCAGCCTGCCTTGCAATGTTAAGAGGAGACAAGGTCTCAAAAATCTTCCACAGCGAGGACCAACAATCCTTATTTTATGTGTGGGTACCATGCATCATTGGGAGAGCAGCAGTACTCACTCGATGGGGAACCAGTCACCGCAGAGTAACTTGACGCTATCTATGTCATCGTGGCAGAGTAGGCGGAGCTTAATCTCGCTGAGCGCAGTGGGGGGCACCACGTCGGTCATTCACACCTGTTCAATGGGTGGGACAGGACGGAACACTGTTCAGGTGGAAcgttcacatactgtacaacacaAATTGTAGGGCAGTACAGGACCGTAAAAATGCACTTTGCTTAAGAGCCATGTAAATTTTCAGGCCTGTCAGCTTAGCatgcattaaaagaaaatgcatcTACTGTGCTAGAACAACACATTAACGATCCCAACTGCCCGTTTTTTATTCAATGTATACACTGTAGAGCTAATGCATTCTTGATGGCGTTGAAACCACCCTTTTCTGCTTCCATCCTGCATTACAACATTAAACAATGTTGGTTGATACTCACAAAACATTAGATATACCTTGGCATTTATTAACTTGCGCTACAAACAACATAATTTCCAACATAATTGATATCCTAAGCTTTTAACGTGACTTAATAACCTCTCCAGGCAGTCTCAAGCACCAATCAGATAGATTGAGCAATAGCGACAGCTATAAGTGGATCATGTTTGACTTGACATCGGATGCCCTTTACACTGTAAGGCAAAGTTGCTAATATTTGACAGTGGTAGGTGACATGTCACGGAGATGGATAATCCGTTCCTGTTGTTGTAGCTTTGAATAACTGAACCGTGAACGTGTCATCAGAGTAAGTTAGTTTGCTGATGCACGGATATGTTTGTTCCTATTCACGGACACATTTCATCGCACACagtcagctaacgttagcggaCTAGCTAACCTGCCTGAGCTAACGTTAGGTTAGCAGTCAAAGGACAACAAAGCCAGACAGACAACAAAGACAGAAGTATTTTATATACACGTGGCTCTATCGACAATTAGCGTTCGTCTAGTTAAAAGAGAACACAATTATGGCAACTTACTTAACTAGCTACATGACTGTACATCTCAACATTTATAGCTATGTAATTGGTCAAATTTGGTAGCTGGCTAGACCAAACACCAAAATAAGCATCCTTAGGAAAAGACGTTTAGTTTGCAACGGACCAGATAGCTATGCAATCGAATGACAGAGAAACATGACAGTTACGACAATCCATTCATAACCCTTCAGCTATCTAGACAGTGCACAGTAGAGCTACATTAACTCAGAATTCATCTAACTTGACTAAATCGGATTCAAAGCTTCCCTGTTTCTAAACAAGCTAAGTTTGATAGCTAGGTTCGCTAGCTACCCTTCCaccaacgttagctagccaagttacctgttaacaaatacattaccaATGACTTGGAGCTCTAGAGCTATGTTTTAGTTAGCTAGTGGTTAACAATGACGACATACCAACACAGAagtaaagaaaaacattttatccaTCTATATGACCAACACATCTTGTGCCAGCTAATTATTACAAAACATGTTACAAAATGACTGCAGTCAGACAGCTTGCCAGCAAAACGATGGCTAGCTGCCGGGGTCCTCGTAGCTACTTTTGAAACCTGCCTTGTTTCTGCGCTTAAAGCGAGAGGAATGTTGACGACTGATTTCCTTGGGTGTTCCGAGTGGTGTTCAGTGTAGCGGCAGTACCATGATAAATTGTGCTGAGAAGCAAAATAAGCATTCAGCCAAGAACACTACCAGCTAGCCACAGCAACATTAGCTTCGCTAACTAGTTCGAGATACTTGGCTCGTTTTCTTCCGGTGTCCTTACAGTCCGGAACCCAGCCTCGTTCTCATTTGCTGTGGGTTGTGTACGTATATCACAGCGTAGCAAATATTGTATTACAGTAAGCATGCAGTATAGTAAATTTggtacattcatacacactgaTATGTTCGAAATGTAGTCTGTCTCTGCTTCACAACCCATAGCCAAAATtctatttacaaataaaaaagaaccaaATAATTCAGTATCTGACATCGGTGTAATAAAGTAGTCATATGTCAAATTaagataaatacataaaagatgCTGTGCTTTACAATGAAATGCAAATCCTAATTGGCCATAAATTCTAATTTTACTTTGCATTTAGCTGGCAAGCGACCTTGCCAAAAACACAGTGCATAAAAGTATACACTGTGCTAAGAACCTGGTTTGAGATATCTTAATTAACGTTGTGTCCAATTATGTATTATTGTCCTGTTATCATAGTTGAACTTATTTTTAACCAGTTCCCCAATAGTCCAAGAACTGACACATCAACCAAATAATGCGTCACTAACAACAAAATGGTCACACTCGCTTAGAATGATGTTCTTGGTTTCAAAGGAGTGCTAAAACCTTGGTGCTCAAAACAATAGACTTAAAATGTAACTATGTACATAGTTAACTTGTATCACTTCACATGTACCATGTCACGTGGTTCTTCTTTATTTAAGCATGGTGCAAAAATCCAGAATTTTCCAATGTTTTTTCACTACCAAGAATGGTACATAAAAGTACTCCTTAAAAGGGATGACCAGGTAAATAATAAATTGTGTGCACTATAAATTCAGAGATCTGTGGCTGTTTTAGCCCATATTTTCATCTAAACTGGGCAGATCGCAAATCTAAAACCTTAAACTCTTGGTACCATGTATATTCAAGATGAAGAAGTTGTGTATTCACAAAAAATTCAAATTCTGATCTTTAATTTCTCTTCATACAAACCAGTACAgtgttttgctttaaaaaaggtaaaatcaaataaataaaaacaacatattGTCTGGCAATTTCAAGTCATTTTTTCTCTATTATTTGAAACTGCTGAGGACTTTTGACCCAAGATTTCCATTTAATTCAATTCCAAAGGGAATACTGTAGTATGTGTAAATCCTTTTCCTTCAAAACGCTTAAAAAGTGCAGCACAGCCTTTGGGACACAGGTCCATGCCTGCACACGAGGCAGTGAGAATAGCCAAGGCCACCGCTGGCACGAAAGACAGGGTTACAGGTTATGAGCAGAATGTGTGCGGTATATggcaggagaagaggagggtaCAGGTTATCAGCAGAATGTGTGTGGCAGGAGGAGACAGGGGTACAGGTTATGAGCAGAATGTGTGCGGTGTATggcaggagaagaggagggtaCAGGTTATCAGCAGAATGTGTGTGGCAGGAGGAGACAGGGGTACAGGTTATGAGCAGAATGTGTGCGGTGTATggcaggagaagaggagggtaCAGGTTATCAGCAGAATGTGTGTGGCAGGAGGAGACAGGGGTACAGGTCATGAGCAGAATGTGTGCGGTGTATggcaggagaagaggagggtaCAGGTTATCAGCAGAATGTGTGTGGCAGGAGGAGACAGGGGTACAGGTTATGAGCAGAATGTGGGCGGTGTATggcaggagaagaggagggtaCAGGTTATGAGCAGAAAGCAGTGttatgggagggggggtgttagGAGAAGAATGCAGTGTGTAGGGTAGAAGAGGTGTGTGTTATGGCTGGAAAGCAGTATTTCTTTGGAGTGGGGGTACATTTTAAGAGCAGAACGCAGTGTGTAGGGTAGAAGAGGATTATGTGTTATACGCGTGGATTGGAGACAGGCTGGGAGGGACAGtcctgtacaggtgtgtggacaGGGGGGTACGTCTCCTGCTGGAAACCAGGGTGAGAAGCCGGTAAGAAGGGGCCTGACTTCACCAGCTGCAGCAGGCTGTTGGGAAGGGACAAATAAACATGAGACAGTGGCACATGACCAAGTTCAATAAAGCACAAACAATATTTCATCTGTTTAAGCACTGTCCCCATTGCCCCGGACCAAGCATTCTTCATGCATACATGGCTCATGTAACTACAAAGCAACACTATATCTAAGGCCACATTCGTCTGATTCCCAGAGGTTATCCTTTCATCCACAATGAAAATATAACAATCAAAACCATTacatttttcagcatgaaaGTCCAATACACTGATTCACTGATTCAGGCATAAAACGGCTGGTCTTCCCTTTGAATTCTTTAGCCTTGAACAAGAAAGGGACCCTTACCTATTGTACGGCAGTCTGGAGCAAAGGCACCTCAGGTCCTCTGTGTGATCAAAAGAGAATATTAGACCAAAGCAGATTGGAGCGTCAGAGTAGAAGGATTTCATTGGAACATAACACGGGCATAGGAGTGGCTCCACCCACCTCTGGAGCAGAGCAGCGCTCCCCCTGCCATGGCGACCTGCAGGGCTTGCGCCAGCCTGTTCAGCGAGAGCTCTGTTTCAGCGGTAGAGTCGCCGGGGTTCAGCTCATCCACCAGGTAGGCCAGCTCTCCCACCAGCTTGGCCACGTGCTCCAGTGACATCACCCCCACCCGCCCGTACAGCTGAAGCTCCGTGAGGTCTGCTCGCAGGGACACCAGGATCTGCAGGACGCTGAGGTGGAGCATGGAGTAGAGGGACCTGGGGTCCCTGCCTCCCTCCGCGGGGCCCAAGGCATGCGCGGCCCCCGAGTCGGGGGCCTGCAAGGGCTTCCTGTGTCTCTTGTAGGCCAGGGGGGACTTGATGCACCAGCGTACGAGCCCCAGCAGCGGGGTGGGGTCCAGGGCACCAGGGGGTCGGCTGGAGGGGATGGGCGCGCCCAGGAAGGTCAGTAGGGTCAGACGGGGGTTATCGTGGACCCATGTGACCACCATCTCCAGCAGGTCGGAGGAAGGGATCAGGTCATCTGCATATGGGGAGGGACATTAGATGGTTTGATTATTCCAATATTTACActcaaaaattaaataaatactgtactgAATTAGGAGAGTAACATCAAACATCAAATGTGACATAAAACGACAACAAAAAGTTCACCAACTGAAGACTGTTGATGACAaaacttttgttttattaattgtttGTGCACCTGGTTATTTTTTCTAAGGGTTTATCTTGACTTACACATCAGAGATGACAAAGAAGGCCTGAGTGTAGCTCCTAGCTCTTGCTTTTTGGCATATACTCAATCACCAGATTGCTAGGTCCCAGTGCACAGCCATTCTGTTTTACTAGAAGCGAGATGGTGTAGTGAGCTGAATCCATCAGCAGGTGGCTTTTCTAAAGGCTGGAATGGCTTGAAATGGTATGTTTCAATCGCTGGATTCAGTGTTTGATGCTCATTG
It encodes the following:
- the LOC133115120 gene encoding integrator complex subunit 15-like isoform X2, with the translated sequence MTDIRRSLLRRDALSAAKEVLYHLDIHFSNQLQNTAAPVVDNGSVELVEEFVFNMSKDRSVQRKMTSLQELQLLEITCSYFQEQGKDSLRQIIFSALFSPQCNVADDRRMAMLGKLVSMAVAVCRVPVLECAASWLQRSPAPHCMRLATVLVDDYCSSAPSPAHALRDIVSVSPRFCCQFITAVTAVYDLSTDDLIPSSDLLEMVVTWVHDNPRLTLLTFLGAPIPSSRPPGALDPTPLLGLVRWCIKSPLAYKRHRKPLQAPDSGAAHALGPAEGGRDPRSLYSMLHLSVLQILVSLRADLTELQLYGRVGVMSLEHVAKLVGELAYLVDELNPGDSTAETELSLNRLAQALQVAMAGGALLCSREDLRCLCSRLPYNSLLQLVKSGPFLPASHPGFQQETYPPVHTPVQDCPSQPVSNPRV
- the LOC133115120 gene encoding integrator complex subunit 15-like isoform X1; this encodes MTDIRRSLLRRDALSAAKEVLYHLDIHFSNQLQNTAAPVVDNGSVELVEEFVFNMSKDRSVQRKKMTSLQELQLLEITCSYFQEQGKDSLRQIIFSALFSPQCNVADDRRMAMLGKLVSMAVAVCRVPVLECAASWLQRSPAPHCMRLATVLVDDYCSSAPSPAHALRDIVSVSPRFCCQFITAVTAVYDLSTDDLIPSSDLLEMVVTWVHDNPRLTLLTFLGAPIPSSRPPGALDPTPLLGLVRWCIKSPLAYKRHRKPLQAPDSGAAHALGPAEGGRDPRSLYSMLHLSVLQILVSLRADLTELQLYGRVGVMSLEHVAKLVGELAYLVDELNPGDSTAETELSLNRLAQALQVAMAGGALLCSREDLRCLCSRLPYNSLLQLVKSGPFLPASHPGFQQETYPPVHTPVQDCPSQPVSNPRV
- the nat15 gene encoding N-alpha-acetyltransferase 60, which codes for MTDVVPPTALSEIKLRLLCHDDIDSVKLLCGDWFPIEYPDSWYHDITSNRKFFSLAATFKEGIVGMIVAEIKSRTKVHKEDGDILASSFPVDTQVAYILSLGVVKEFRKHGIGSLLLDSLKEHISTTAQDHCKAIYLHVLTTNNTAIHFYENRDFKQHHYLPYYYSIRGVLKDGFTYVLYINGGHPPWTIFDYIQHIGSTLASLSPCSIPQRIYRQAQSLLRSLLPWSGISSKSGIEYSRTM